A single genomic interval of Spinacia oleracea cultivar Varoflay chromosome 6, BTI_SOV_V1, whole genome shotgun sequence harbors:
- the LOC110788497 gene encoding uncharacterized protein: MDRSWITTIKIGDPKYDAGVMQYIKFALENNSEGRDKFPCPCYMCHNLMHHKVDVILSHLRKWEFDITYTCWYRHGEKMGGTSGQQGHTDEGDSLEDMMDQLHEEVVDDPQVLEELLTDSEKPLYKDSKYSKLSAIVNLYNVKVGHSVTDECFSAFLKLFKDILPPDNVLPDATYRAKKMLCTTDLNYEKIHACPNDCILYKDEYESLKNCPQCNVSRYKKKEGVPAKVLWYFPIISRFKRMYSNSEDAKRLTWHKFGREKEDGILRHPADSPQWRFIDAEFSDFGKEERNLRLGLSTDGMNPYSSISSTYSIWPVMLVAYNLPPSLCLKRKYIMLSMLISGPKQPGNDIDVYLTPLIDDLKLLWEKGVEVFDASRNEMFNLRAMLFCTIQDYPAYGNLSGYTVKGGCACPICEDDHEYRKLKKAFTGEQNFESRPSVSTGEEVFEKVKNIEITFGKLKKNKGALPKQGYKKCSVFWRLPYWRFLFVRHSLDVMHIEKNVFNSLIGTLLNMPGKTKDGLNARSDLEELDIRKELHIVEETGKRKYLPPAAYTLSKKEKVELCTSLAGVKVPKGYSSNISSLVSVENTKLVGLKSHDCHVLMKDFLPIAIRSILPKNVRYAIIRLCFFFKSIYSKAIKTKDLDSLEIEIAVIFCQLEMYFPPAFFDIMIHLPIHLVREIRFCGPVHMRAQWAFERQMKTYKGYVKNAYRPEACIAERMLYELAMEYSFEHIDHVKTIGVPKSRHSDRFDGKGTIGRRELDMSLDKWHMAHTYILFNEDEVAPYVNRHMSFLESRNRKANQKALATEHSKSFRIWFKDQVTKEFQNSSQPFSDRLKHLAYGPSFSASFYSAYAINGCTFYTKEQDDKSTMQNSGVSLEAEAMHFSSAKDNRPVYSKMQYYGVIDEICELHYLGFSIPVFGCKWADNNNNVVFDCLGHTSMNPNKLGHKEDPYILASQAKQVFYVTGPSDKRRSILLTTKLRYAINDHDDNIVFEERSTPSEVQSVNDSVDDTSAYVRSDHEEGIWVEEENRNKIRAKKRLRKG, translated from the exons ATGGATCGAAGTTGGATAACAACAATAAAGATAGGTGACCCAAAATATGATGCTGGAGTTATGCAATACATTAAATTTGCTTTGGAAAATAACAGTGAAGGCCGTGATAAATTTCCTTGTCCTTGTTATATGTGTCATAATCTTATGCATCACAAAGTTGACGTAATCCTTAGTCATTTGCGTAAATGGGAATTTGATATAACATATACTTGTTGGTATCGTCATGGTGAAAAAATGGGAGGAACTTCTGGTCAACAAGGCCATACTGATGAGGGTGATAGTTTGGAGGACATGATGGATCAACTTCATGAAGAAGTTGTTGATGATCCTCAGGTGTTAGAAGAATTGTTGACTGATTCCGAGAAGCCCTTATACAAAGATTCTAAGTACTCAAAATTATCAGCTATAGTTAACCTATACAATGTGAAGGTGGGTCATAGTGTGACAGATGAGTGTTTTTCTGCGTTCCTTAAGCTCTTTAAAGACATACTTCCACCCGACAATGTTTTGCCTGACGCTACATATAGGGCAAAAAAGATGTTGTGCACAACGGACTTGAATTATGAAAAAATTCATGCTTGCcctaatgattgcatattgtaTAAAGATGAATATGAATCTTTAAAGAATTGCCCCCAGTGCAATGTCTCGAGGTACAAGAAAAAGGAAGGAGTTCCGGCTAAGGTTTTGTGgtattttccaataatatcaAGGTTCAAAAGGATGTATTCAAATTCAGAAGATGCAAAGAGGTTGACATGGCATAAATTTGGTCGAGAAAAAGAAGATGGGATACTTAGACACCCAGCTGACTCTCCACAATGGAGATTTATTGATGCAGAGTTTAGTGATTTTGGTAAAGAAGAACGAAACCTACGCCTTGGATTGTCTACTGATGGTATGAATCCATATAGTTCCATTAGCAGCACTTACAGTATTTGGCCGGTCATGTTAGTGGCTTACAACTTACCTCCTTCCTTATGTTTGAAAAGAAAGTACATTATGTTGTCAATGCTTATTTCCGGGCCAAAACAACCGGGAAATGACATCGATGTGTACTTGACACCTCTTATTGACGATTTAAAGTTATTGTGGGAAAAAGGTGTAGAAGTATTTGATGCTAGTCGGAATGAAATGTTCAATTTAAGAGCCATGTTGTTCTGCACCATCCAAGATTATCCTGCTTATGGTAATCTTTCTGGTTATACAGTGAAAGGGGGATGTGCTTGTCCTATATGTGAAGATG ATCATGAGTATCGAAAACTGAAAAAGGCTTTTACTGGCGAGCAAAATTTTGAAAGTCGTCCAAGCGTCTCTACTGGCGAAGAAGTGTTTGAAAAGGTAAAAAACATTGAAATTACATTTGGCAagttgaagaaaaataaaggtGCTCTGCCAAAACAGGGATACAAGAAGTGTTCAGTTTTTTGGCGCCTTCCTTATTGGAGATTTCTTTTTGTCAGGCATTCTTTAGATGTGATGCATATTGAAAAGAATGTGTTTAATAGTCTGATTGGTACGTTATTGAATATGCCGGGGAAGACAAAAGATGGTCTTAATGCTCGAAGTGACTTGGAAGAATTGGATATTAGAAAGGAACTCCATATTGTTGAGGAGACCGGAAAGCGCAAGTATTTACCCCCTGCTGCTTATACACTGTCCAAAAAGGAGAAAGTCGAGCTTTGTACATCCTTAGCTGGAGTTAAAGTGCCTAAGGGTTATTCTTCGAACATTTCTTCGCTTGTTTCAGTGGAGAATACGAAACTCGTGGGGTtgaagtctcatgattgccaTGTTTTGATGAAAGATTTCTTACCCATCGCTATTCGTTcaattttgcctaaaaatgtacGATATGCGATTATTAGGTTATGTTTtttcttcaagtcaatatacaGTAAAGCCATTAAAACTAAAGATTTGGATTCTTTGGAGATTGAAATTGCTGTCATTTTTTGCCAATTGGAGATGTATTTTCCCCCGGCGTTTTTTGATATCATGATACATTTGCCTATTCACTTGGTAAGAGAGATTAGATTTTGTGGTCCCGTGCACATGAGAGCTCAATGGGCCTTTGAAAGGCAAATGAAAACCTATAAGGGATATGTTAAGAATGCTTATCGACCCGAGGCTTGTATCGCAGAGAGAATGTTGTATGAGTTAGCTATGGAATATTCCTTTGAACATATAGATCATGTGAAGACAATAGGGGTTCCTAAATCTCGACACAGTGACCGATTTGATGGAAAGGGAACCATAGGTCGTAGGGAACTTGACATGTCTCTTGACAAGTGGCACATGGCACACACATATATTCTTTTCAATGAAGATGAAGTTGCACCTTATGTCAATCGGCACATGTCTTTCTTGGAGTCGCGAAATCGAAAGGCTAACCAGAAAGCATTAGCTACTGAACATAGTAAATCATTTCGTATTTGGTTCAAAGATCAAGTAACGAAAGAGTTCCAAAATTCATCACAACCATTTTCTGATCGACTTAAGCATTTAGCATATGGTCCTAGTTTCTCTGCCTCGTTTTACTCTGCATATGCCATTAATGGTTGTACGTTTTATACAAAGGAGCAAGATGATAAGAGTACTATGCAGAACAGCGGGGTATCTCTTGAAGCGGAAGCAATGCATTTTTCTAGTGCTAAAGACAATCGTCCTGTCTATAGTAAAATGCAATACTATGGGGTAATTGATGAGATTTGTGAGTTGCATTATTTGGGTTTTTCTATACCTGTTTTTGGTTGCAAATGGgcagacaacaacaacaacgttGTCTTTGATTGCTTAGGCCATACTTCAATGAACCCTAACAAACTTGGTCACAAGGAAGATCCTTATATTTTGGCTAGTCAAGCTAAACAAGTGTTTTATGTGACTGGCCCAAGTGATAAAAGAAGGTCAATATTACTTACAACAAAACTTCGATATGCCATTAATGACCATGATGACAATATTGTATTTGAGGAAAGGTCTACCCCTAGTGAGGTGCAAAGTGTGAATGATAGTGTTGATGATACTTCGGCATATGTACGTAGTGACCATGAAGAAGGGATTTGGGTTGAGGaggaaaatagaaataaaattcGAGCTAAAAAGCGTCTACGTAAAG GTTAA